CCGGCGCCCTTGACGACCTTGATCTCGTAGGAGAGGGACGGGTCGAAGCACAGCACATTCCGGCCGTTGACGGTGATGCCGTCGCCGGGGGCGAGGTCGATGATGAAACAATTGGCGGCCTCGTGCGCGAACCACACCTCGCCACGGCCCCGTACGGCCATCAGCGCCAGCCCCTCGCCGGTGACCGCGCGCTTGAGGAACTTGCCGATGCCCTGCCCCTGCTTCTCGAATTGCAGATCGCCGCGGTAGGCGATCATCGCGCCCTGGCGGGCATAACACTCGCCGTCCAGCGCGTACTTGAGCGATTTGGCGTTCTGCTGCGTCATTCCGGGCGCCGTGGCCGGTTGGGCCATGTGCTCCGAGGCGAAGAGATCACTGTTCATGACCGGCATGCTATCCAGGGCATTGCCGGGCACACCGGAAACGTCCGGCGGCGGCTGCCGGAAGGCCGCGGCCCGCCCCGC
This genomic stretch from Streptomyces nigrescens harbors:
- a CDS encoding AIM24 family protein: MNSDLFASEHMAQPATAPGMTQQNAKSLKYALDGECYARQGAMIAYRGDLQFEKQGQGIGKFLKRAVTGEGLALMAVRGRGEVWFAHEAANCFIIDLAPGDGITVNGRNVLCFDPSLSYEIKVVKGAGMAGGGLFNSVFSGQGKLGVICEGNPIVIPVSPQSPVFVDTDAVVGWSSGLQTSLQRSQSLGSMLRGGSGEAVQLRLDGEGFVIVRPSELRPEKESGN